The following are from one region of the Capsicum annuum cultivar UCD-10X-F1 chromosome 1, UCD10Xv1.1, whole genome shotgun sequence genome:
- the LOC107880050 gene encoding eukaryotic translation initiation factor 2 subunit gamma yields MSRKGLMEQDLSKLDTTQLHPLSPEVISRQATINIGTIGHVAHGKSTVVKAISGVQTVRFKNELERNITIKLGYANAKIYKCEEERCPRPMCYKAYGSGKEDSPMCDVPGFESCKMKLLRHVSFVDCPGHDILMATMLNGAAIMDGALLLIAANESCPQPQTSEHLAAVEIMRLQHIIILQNKVDLVQENVAINQHEAIQKFIQGTVADGAPVVPISAQLKYNIDVVCEYIVKRIPIPVRDFTSPPNMIVIRSFDVNKPGFEVDEIRGGVAGGSILKGVLKVNQLIEVRPGIVVKDESGNIKCTPIYSRIVSLFAEQNELQFAVPGGLIGVGTTMDPTLTRADRLVGQVLGEVGSLPEVFVELEVNFFLLRRLLGVRTKDTEKQGKVSKLAKGEILMLNIGSMSTGARVVAVKNVFAKLQLTSPVCTSKGEKIALSRRIEKHWRLIGWGQIQAGITLDVPPCPI; encoded by the exons ATGTCTCGAAAAGGACTGATGGAGCAGGACCTGAGCAAGTTGGATACAACACAGCTGCATCCACTTTCTCCGGAAGTAATTTCTCGTCAGGCTACGATTAACATTG GTACCATTGGCCATGTGGCTCACGGAAAGTCAACAGTTGTAAAAGCTATATCCGGTGTGCAG ACTGTTCGTTTTAAGAATGAGCTAGAGCGTAACATTACCATCAAGCTTGGGTATGCTAATGCCAAGATATACAAATGTGAAGAAGAGCGCTGCCCTAGGCCCATGTGCTACAA GGCATATGGAAGTGGAAAAGAAGACAGTCCCATGTGTGATGTCCCTGGTTTTGAGAGCTGCAAgatgaaattgctgagacacgTGTCCTTTGTTGATTGTCCT GGTCATGATATTCTCATGGCTACCATGCTTAATGGAGCAGCCATTATGGACGGAGCATTACTTCTGATTGCTGCCAATGAGAGCTGTCCCCAGCCTCAGACTTCTGAACATTTAGCTGCTGTTGAAATTATGCGCCTCCAACATATAATAATTCTTCAAAATAAGGTTGATCTTGTTCAGGAAAATGTTGCCATCAATCAGCATGAAGCCATTCAGAAATTTATTCAG GGAACTGTCGCTGATGGTGCCCCAGTTGTACCAATATCTGCTCAACTGAAGTATAACATTGATGTTGTTTGTGAGTATATTGTGAAAAGAATTCCGATTCCTGTGAGGGATTTCACTTCACCACCCAATATGATCGTTATTCGGTCATTTGACGTGAATAAACCTGGTTTTGAAGTTGATGAGATCAGAGGTGGCGTTGCTGGTGGCAGTATTTTAAAG GGTGTGTTGAAGGTAAATCAATTGATAGAGGTTCGTCCAGGTATTGTTGTCAAGGATGAAAGTGGCAACATTAAATGTACCCCCATATATTCAAGAATCGTGTCATTGTTTGCCGAGCAAAATGAACTACAATTTGCTGTGCCTGGAGGACTTATTGGAGTTGGAACAACCATGGATCCAACACTGACACGTGCTGATCGATTGGTGGGACAAGTTCTTGGGGAGGTTGGGTCACTTCCTGAAGTTTTTGTCGAACTAGAG GTGAATTTCTTTTTGCTCCGTCGTCTTTTGGGTGTGAGGACAAAGGACACAGAAAAGCAGGGTAAAGTTTCAAAGTTGGCGAAGGGAGAAATCCTTATGTTAAATATAGGGTCTATGTCAACTGGGGCTCGGGTTGTTGCTGTTAAAAATGTGTTTGCGAAACTGCAGTTGACATCCCCAGTGTGTACCAGCAAAGGTGAAAAGATTGCTCTTAGCCGGAGAATTGAGAAGCACTGGCGTCTTATTGGTTGGGGTCAAATTCAAGCTGGTATTACTCTTGATGTTCCACCGTGCCCCATCTAA